A stretch of DNA from Candidatus Hydrogenedens sp.:
AATACACTTACTGCTTAAAAATACCGTTTCTCTTCCCTTCGAAAAGTAATTCATAGCATCTTTCCTATATTGATTTTTTATTTATAATAAGAAAATTAAAGTTAACTGTTTTAAATAAACTAACTTTATATTATCTATTAAGGGGGGTGAAAATATAACTTACAATAAGTAATCAAAATATATTTGACTGCCTTCCTACCATATTATTATGGCAACTATTTTTTTATTATACAAATACGTTCCTTTATGTGAGAAAGAAATAAGATAAATAATCTCACCTTTTTCCATCGATTTATCTACATTACTTTATATCATATCGTGTCAGGAATTTCAAATTACAGTCTTGAAAGAGATGTTACCATAATCATAATAGAAATTTTTTATAAAGATATGTTATAACAATCGTCATTCAAAAAATAGAATTTAGTTCTAAAAAGCAGTTGTTAGTAAAAAAATCGAATAAATAGGGATATTGACCAATAATTTTTTACAAATATGAAATCAGGATGTTTTTAAGATATGGGAATAAAGGTTGTTCATTTTAAGTGCCATCATTGTGGTCATTGTTGCCGAGATGTTATTTGTTGTCCGACACCATTCGATGTAATTCAGATAGTTAAGGCAACAAATTTAAGTCCAAAAGAGTTTTTAGAATTTGTAACGCCTGAAGATATTCAGGGTATTGCCAAGTCTGACCCGACATGGCTTAAAGTTAATGGTAAAAAGTATATGATGGCTCTGAAACGAACTCAGAAAGGATGTTTTTTCCGCGACACTAAAAATGGTTTTTGCAAGGTATATCACCACCGCCCTTTATTATGCAGGTTATTTCCATTTAAATTGAGACAAAAAAGGTCTGGCGAGGTTCATTCATTCTCATTACACAAAGATGTTGGCTGTCCAAAACATCGTGATGGTCTGGTAAATGTTGAAGAACTAACAAAAATATGGGAAGAAGACCAAGAACACCAACAGGATTACCAGGAGTTAGTCGCATATTTTAATAGTCAACATAAATCTGCAAACACACCATTTGACTTTATTGATTTATTCGTGGTGATAATAAAAAGTAAACGAATAAGTACAAAATAAAGAAAAGAAAACGAAAAATTAACAGAAGGAATTTAACAATGAAGACCATCCTCATACTCACATTAGCCATTGCCTTTTTATTATCCACCAATGTCGGTGGTGCAGAACCATTAAAGGTTCTTTATCTCACCAAATCTTCAGGTTTCGAACATAGTGTAGTGAAACGAGAAAACAATCAACTTTCCTTTTCCGAAAAAATTTTAGTAGAGTTGGGAAATAAAAATGGTTGGCAGGTCGAGTGCACTAAAGATGCCTCAAAAATCAATGCTGAGAATTTAAATAATTACGATGTCGTAATTTTTTATACCTCTGGCGATTTAACAGAAGCAGGTACTGATGGACAACCCCCTATGAAGTCCGAAGGGGAACAAGAACTAATTAAATGGATACAGAATGGAGGTGGTTTTATTGGTATACATCCAGCAAACGACAGTTTCCATTCTAAGGGGGATAAAATAAGTGATTATGTAAAAATGTTAGGAGGTGAATTCGCAACACATGGCAAACAATTCAAAGGAAAACTCGAAATTGTAAGTAAAGGACATCCCGCCTTAGGAAACTTCCCCGATGGCTGGGAAACAGAAGAAGAATGGTATTTGATGAAAAATATGAACAAAGAAATCATGCATGTGTTGATATTACTAAATCCAGGTGAAGAACGGAAGAAACAGGAAATGTATAATGTCCCGAGTTATCCGATTGTTTGGTGTCATGAATTTGGAAAGGGACGAGTAGTATATAATGGATTGGGTCATCGCGAAGATGTTTGGGAAAGTTCCCAATATCAAGAACTCCTAAAGTCAAATATCATTTGGGCAAGTGGACAAGGTCCTGCTCAGGCAGAACCCAACTACCAAAAGGTGATGCCAGAAAAATAAAGACTAAGCCAATCCTTGCTCTTTATATTGTTTTCAAAAAAATTCTGCCTGCTTTAACTAATAAAATTTGAGAGCAGGATTATTGTTGTTGCCTCGTATAAAGCAGCGATAGCAAGCAAACATGCAGAGGCAAGAGTCGCAGAGATTAGAATACGGAAACCCTTTGTAAATTTCATCAAACAATTTTTCCGTGTAAATAAAACGTTCCAGACATAATATGTCCAGAGTAAAACGGCAAAAACAGCCAATATATATGCCTCTAATTCCAAAACAATAGTTATAGAATGAAATGTCAGTCGCACAGCCGTTCCTGCCCAAATAGGAGCCATTGCATAACCTGCAAATGCAAAGCTAACCAAATTCTTCAATACCCCTAATAGAAATGGAGGGAT
This window harbors:
- a CDS encoding YkgJ family cysteine cluster protein, with translation MGIKVVHFKCHHCGHCCRDVICCPTPFDVIQIVKATNLSPKEFLEFVTPEDIQGIAKSDPTWLKVNGKKYMMALKRTQKGCFFRDTKNGFCKVYHHRPLLCRLFPFKLRQKRSGEVHSFSLHKDVGCPKHRDGLVNVEELTKIWEEDQEHQQDYQELVAYFNSQHKSANTPFDFIDLFVVIIKSKRISTK
- a CDS encoding ThuA domain-containing protein — protein: MKTILILTLAIAFLLSTNVGGAEPLKVLYLTKSSGFEHSVVKRENNQLSFSEKILVELGNKNGWQVECTKDASKINAENLNNYDVVIFYTSGDLTEAGTDGQPPMKSEGEQELIKWIQNGGGFIGIHPANDSFHSKGDKISDYVKMLGGEFATHGKQFKGKLEIVSKGHPALGNFPDGWETEEEWYLMKNMNKEIMHVLILLNPGEERKKQEMYNVPSYPIVWCHEFGKGRVVYNGLGHREDVWESSQYQELLKSNIIWASGQGPAQAEPNYQKVMPEK